A stretch of Schistocerca nitens isolate TAMUIC-IGC-003100 chromosome 6, iqSchNite1.1, whole genome shotgun sequence DNA encodes these proteins:
- the LOC126263343 gene encoding Krueppel homolog 1-like, whose amino-acid sequence SSAASASASAGAGVQGATGAFQCSFCQKTFSQKNTYQNHVRSHGKEGDDPYPCTICGKTFAVPARLTRHFRTHTGEKPYQCEFCKKAFSVKENLSVHRRIHTKERPYKCDVCERAFEHSGKLHRHMRIHTGERPHKCQVCSKTFIQSGQLVIHMRTHTGEKPYVCKACGKGFTCSKQLKVHTRTHTGEKPYSCDICGKSFGYNHVLKLHQVAHYGEKVYKCTICSQTFTSKKAMEVHIKSHSEQQQQQQQQQPQQPQQQQQQQQAPAASSAQHQWHTPSSQQHHHQQQQPQQHHQPPQHQHHLPPPPAPSPEPRLEAEVARKATEVAASVEDDAGNPVSVRDMCYYYFYPPSGAAPVPPAHAGQAAVPAGAGAGGGSGGVSPVLLAAVAAATSSEGVGGSLTPPASVEDDEHFARADTAVPLSEPPVYLFPEPLGSMRGRATPYDLPVPACLAASIDNCDPHRFKYWTAVADIRFVISTVELVFNFDRA is encoded by the exons AG ctccgccgcctccgcgTCCGCGTCGGCAGGCGCGGGCGTGCAGGGCGCCACCGGCGCCTTCCAGTGCTCCTTCTGCCAGAAGACGTTCTCGCAGAAGAACACCTACCAGAACCACGTGCGCTCGCACGGCAAGGAGGGCGACGACCCTTACCCGTGCACCATCTGCGGCAAGACGTTCGCGGTGCCGGCGCGCCTCACGCGCCACTTCCGCACGCACACGGGCGAGAAGCCGTACCAGTGCGAGTTCTGCAAGAAGGCCTTCTCCGTCAAGGAGAATCTGAGCGTGCACCGACGCATCCACACCAAGGAACGGCCGTACAAGTGCGACGTGTGCGAGCGCGCCTTCGAGCACAGCGGCAAGCTGCACCGGCACATGCGCATCCACACGGGCGAGCGGCCGCACAAGTGCCAGGTGTGCTCCAAGACGTTCATCCAGAGCGGCCAGCTCGTCATCCACATGCGCACGCACACGGGCGAGAAACCGTACGTGTGCAAGGCGTGCGGCAAGGGCTTCACCTGCTCCAAGCAGCTCAAGgtgcacacgcgcacgcacacgggCGAGAAGCCGTACTCGTGCGACATCTGCGGCAAGTCGTTCGGCTACAACCACGTGCTCAAGCTGCACCAAGTGGCGCACTACGGCGAGAAGGTGTACAAGTGCACCATCTGCAGCCAGACGTTCACGTCCAAGAAGGCGATGGAGGTGCACATCAAGAGCCActcggagcagcagcagcagcagcagcagcagcaacctcagcaacctcagcagcagcagcagcagcagcaagctccGGCGGCGAGCTCCGCGCAGCACCAGTGGCACACGCCGTCGtcgcagcagcaccaccaccagcagcaacaGCCGCAGCAACACCACCAGCCGCCCCAGCACCAGCACCACCTACCTCCGCCGCCAGCGCCGTCCCCGGAGCCTCGTCTGGAGGCGGAAGTGGCGCGCAAGGCGACAGAGGTGGCCGCGTCGGTGGAAGACGACGCGGGCAACCCCGTGAGCGTGCGCGACATGTGCTACTACTACTTCTACCCGCCGTCGGGGGCTGCGCCCGTCCCACCCGCCCACGCGGGCCAGGCGGCGGTccccgccggcgccggcgccgggggcggcagcggcggcgtcagccCGGTGCTGCTGGCGGCCGTCGCGGCGGCGACGTCGTCCGAGGGCGTCGGCGGCAGCCTGACGCCGCCCGCCAGCGTCGAGGACGACGAGCACTTCGCGCGCGCCGACACGGCCGTGCCGCTGAGCGAGCCGCCCGTCTACCTGTTCCCCGAGCCCTTGGGTTCGATGCGCGGCCGCGCCACGCCGTACGACTTGCCCGTGCCGGCGTGCCTGGCCGCCTCCA TAGACAACTGTGACCCACATCGTTTTAAATACTGGACTGCTGTGGCAGACATAAGATTTGTTATTAGCACTGTAGAGCTGGTCTTCAATTTTGATCGAGCATAA